From Candidatus Caldatribacterium sp., a single genomic window includes:
- a CDS encoding DEAD/DEAH box helicase family protein, whose translation MAVIWKTNRESMKGDEMMLPLKPGDRIRIVPFEEEAEVFLIQQMDNQVILGIILYPSQRAQRLVLGVNELTQRVQKLPGPWEGFQENALIRDIFLLFLEAFRMRLAYAFDPHYAISVTQVDLLPHQVDAVYQHILPMPRIRFLLADDPGLGKTIMAGLVMKELKARGLLRRVLLIVPAHLQDQWQREMQDWFREDFVILRRELLSSLYAADFFERNPQVLVSMDFARKEEVRELLARQWWDLVIVDEAHKLSATRYGQKVNKTKRYQLGEAIASKTTHLLFLTATPHKGDDDAYFLLLSLLEPRLFANPTQLKAVARSEGLPFVLRRTKEQVVDLQGRKLFRKRTVQTLGVQLTEAEKLLYDAVTNYVRQWYANVADKKDRRSRNVALALTVLQRRLSSSLYAVRESLRRRKSKLQSLLHEWERRQQEEDLPEWDEDAIQDLAEMTAQEWENFQERLEGLTAARTLEELQEELKELDGLIRLALEAERAGEEAKIQELRRVAEERLRRHPDEKLLVFTEFKDTLTALERRFREWGFPCAVVHGQMNLQARVAEERRFRDEVQVMVATDAAGEGINLQFCRLMVNYDLPWNPNRLEQRMGRIHRYGQQRDCFIFNLLHPDTREGKVLERLMEKLELMRQRLGDTVYDVIGTLLEGVRLEDLIMQAILKGNAPELEQVLEVDISRRVEEFQRILQENALASHHIDLSVVQRGNTDSLLWRLVPWDVERFTRLAVQTVGGQITQDRRHPKVFRISVPREFLRQHGLQDEAFVRGIRVAFEREIARRENAEFFAPGHPLLEALIDHCLNKNRPVRTILMDEKGRNGTLWLYRVQIQDGAQRPVLERLLTLFHDRQTGEVREVDPRMLWELQPFPGDASIPDDFLTSLPNAYESTRSFSLNRLQTFLAEAQERREREYTIKKQWLKMSYDALVKESQEKLFDYHRRASGEDMRLAIQQEEENLKTLIREYEERLNALERERQLTPMEPQLEAIALIVPKTLVVPPSTGDEEEMKRRVEEAGIKIAMDHERSQGRQPEDVSQQFLGYDLISRSDSETRFIEVKAFATTGMPELTLHEWQMAERLQ comes from the coding sequence GTGGCAGTCATCTGGAAAACAAACCGAGAAAGCATGAAAGGGGATGAGATGATGTTGCCACTCAAGCCGGGTGACCGCATCCGTATCGTCCCGTTCGAGGAGGAGGCGGAGGTTTTCCTGATTCAGCAGATGGATAATCAAGTCATATTGGGTATCATTCTTTACCCATCCCAGAGAGCGCAGCGGTTGGTACTGGGGGTTAATGAACTAACGCAAAGGGTTCAAAAGTTACCAGGTCCTTGGGAGGGTTTTCAAGAAAATGCCTTGATACGAGACATCTTCCTCCTCTTCCTGGAGGCCTTTCGGATGCGCCTTGCCTATGCCTTTGACCCTCATTACGCTATCAGCGTCACGCAGGTGGACCTTCTGCCCCACCAAGTGGATGCTGTCTACCAGCATATCTTGCCGATGCCCCGTATTCGCTTTCTTCTGGCAGATGACCCAGGCTTGGGTAAAACCATTATGGCAGGGTTGGTAATGAAGGAACTGAAAGCGCGGGGGTTGCTGAGGCGGGTATTGCTCATCGTTCCCGCCCACTTGCAGGATCAGTGGCAGCGGGAAATGCAAGACTGGTTCCGAGAGGATTTCGTCATCCTCCGACGGGAACTGCTCAGTAGCCTTTATGCTGCCGACTTTTTTGAGCGTAACCCACAAGTCCTGGTATCCATGGACTTCGCCCGTAAAGAAGAAGTGCGGGAACTCCTCGCTCGTCAGTGGTGGGACTTGGTTATAGTGGACGAGGCCCATAAACTTTCGGCAACTCGCTATGGGCAAAAAGTCAATAAGACCAAACGCTATCAACTGGGTGAAGCAATTGCTTCGAAAACGACTCACTTGCTCTTCCTGACTGCTACGCCTCATAAAGGCGATGATGACGCCTATTTCCTGTTGCTGAGTCTTTTAGAACCCCGTCTCTTTGCAAATCCAACGCAACTAAAGGCGGTGGCTCGCTCAGAAGGGTTGCCTTTCGTGCTCCGCCGCACCAAAGAGCAAGTTGTTGACCTCCAAGGAAGAAAACTGTTTCGGAAGCGAACGGTGCAAACCCTCGGTGTGCAACTCACCGAAGCAGAGAAGCTCCTCTACGATGCCGTTACCAACTATGTCCGACAGTGGTATGCAAACGTTGCCGACAAGAAAGACCGACGCAGCCGTAATGTAGCTTTAGCACTGACCGTCCTGCAGCGCCGTCTCTCGTCCAGCCTCTATGCCGTTCGTGAATCCTTGCGCCGGCGAAAAAGCAAACTGCAATCACTCCTGCACGAATGGGAACGGCGACAACAGGAGGAAGACCTGCCTGAATGGGATGAGGATGCCATTCAGGATCTGGCAGAGATGACGGCACAAGAGTGGGAGAACTTTCAAGAGCGACTGGAAGGGCTCACTGCTGCCCGAACTCTTGAGGAACTCCAAGAAGAACTGAAAGAGCTGGACGGGCTGATCCGGCTGGCCCTGGAAGCAGAGAGAGCAGGTGAGGAGGCAAAGATACAAGAGCTACGCCGCGTTGCCGAGGAACGCCTACGCCGCCACCCTGACGAGAAATTGCTCGTTTTCACTGAGTTCAAGGACACCCTCACCGCTCTGGAGAGACGGTTTCGAGAATGGGGTTTTCCTTGTGCCGTTGTTCATGGGCAAATGAACCTCCAAGCTCGCGTCGCGGAAGAAAGGCGTTTCCGCGACGAAGTGCAGGTCATGGTCGCTACCGATGCCGCGGGCGAAGGCATCAACTTGCAGTTCTGCCGATTGATGGTTAACTACGACTTACCCTGGAACCCCAACCGCTTAGAGCAACGCATGGGACGAATTCACCGATACGGGCAACAGCGTGATTGCTTCATCTTCAACTTACTCCATCCCGACACCCGTGAAGGAAAAGTGTTAGAGCGTTTGATGGAGAAACTGGAGCTCATGCGCCAGCGGCTTGGCGACACTGTTTATGACGTCATCGGCACTCTGCTGGAAGGTGTCCGTTTGGAAGACCTGATTATGCAGGCCATTCTGAAAGGCAATGCCCCAGAGTTAGAACAGGTGCTGGAGGTGGACATCAGCCGGCGTGTTGAAGAGTTCCAGCGCATATTGCAAGAAAATGCTCTTGCCAGCCACCACATTGACCTTTCCGTCGTCCAAAGGGGAAATACCGATTCGCTCCTCTGGCGGCTGGTACCCTGGGATGTGGAGCGGTTCACTCGTCTTGCCGTTCAAACCGTTGGTGGCCAGATAACCCAAGACCGTCGTCACCCCAAAGTCTTCCGCATCAGCGTCCCTCGCGAGTTCCTTAGGCAACACGGACTCCAAGACGAAGCTTTTGTTCGAGGGATACGGGTCGCCTTTGAACGGGAAATTGCTCGTAGGGAGAATGCCGAATTTTTTGCTCCAGGCCATCCCTTGCTGGAAGCCCTGATTGACCACTGCCTGAACAAAAACCGCCCCGTTCGCACGATTTTGATGGACGAAAAAGGACGGAATGGAACACTCTGGCTCTACCGGGTACAAATTCAAGATGGTGCCCAACGCCCTGTCCTGGAACGCCTCCTCACCCTCTTTCACGATCGCCAGACAGGTGAAGTCCGGGAAGTAGACCCGCGAATGCTCTGGGAGTTGCAACCTTTTCCTGGCGACGCTTCCATTCCCGATGATTTCCTTACCTCCCTACCCAATGCCTACGAATCTACTCGTTCCTTCTCGCTGAACCGATTGCAAACCTTCCTGGCGGAGGCCCAAGAGCGTCGTGAAAGGGAATACACCATTAAGAAGCAATGGCTAAAAATGTCCTACGACGCCCTCGTAAAGGAATCGCAGGAGAAGCTCTTTGACTACCACCGTCGTGCTTCCGGCGAAGACATGAGGTTGGCTATCCAGCAGGAAGAGGAGAACCTTAAAACGCTCATCCGAGAATACGAGGAACGGCTGAATGCACTGGAGCGGGAAAGACAGCTGACACCGATGGAACCACAGCTGGAAGCCATCGCTCTCATCGTGCCTAAAACCCTTGTTGTTCCACCGTCTACCGGTGACGAGGAAGAGATGAAGCGGCGCGTTGAAGAGGCTGGGATAAAGATAGCGATGGATCACGAGCGTTCCCAAGGTCGGCAACCTGAAGACGTCAGCCAACAGTTTCTCGGTTACGACCTCATCTCCCGCTCTGATTCTGAGACCCGCTTCATTGAGGTTAAAGCCTTTGCAACGACGGGAATGCCGGAACTGACGCTCCATGAGTGGCAGATGGCCGAGCGCTTGCAAG
- a CDS encoding PAS domain S-box protein codes for MQRYPFGQLGGERDSYKPEKGHIPLRGLEKIADIGPGTHLCLLYRDEEERRAVLTEYVCQGFETGERVMCIVDASSAHQIREYLRGVGLDPQEAEHRGQLRFLTPDEAYLREGTFDPRGMIALLREETQEALTAGFTGLRVTGEMGWALQGLHGSERLIEYEALLNEFFPGSACTGLCQYDVHRFPPKILLDVLRTHPVVAVGTHFHENPFYIPPGEFLHGATDEAILARQLGILEERLALLNSIREQTKALTERVKELSCISRLRELAMREDLSVPEILEASLPIIRSGWRWPDLIQVRIEFEGKVFASAGFTESPWRKTAPLRRGGAEVGKVEVVYPDPPPEREPFLPEEEELLTNIVYHLNQLIEQRHDRDRLRYLNSILRAIRNVNQLLVREKDRDRLLQEICKVLVSTRGYFSAWIVLWGGDGNFVATAEAGLEQDFLPLLEQLQQGKRPRCAEMALEGVEPVLIENTLSTCGGCPLALWYGGKKAMAVGLRHGEKVYGLLTVSIPEGVTVGEEERSLLKEVAGDIAFALWALDLEEERRRSEEAYRSLVEHSLQGLAILQDGRVVFANSALAELSGYTVEELLALSPEEVQAVVHPDDRERVLQRMNDRLAGKEVPPRQEFRFFHKDGTVRWVETLASRVEYRGRPAIQVAYVDVTERKRVEEELRKSEEWHRLLLSSITDGCWVLDREWRYKLVNEAGARLVNMTPDQLLGRKLTELFPGVEKTEFFAAYSRSMWERTTEHVTAPFTHPDGRTGFYEVDVYPAPDGILCIGRDVTERKRVEERRARLVQRLSILHQVAQEVLQELVEPERVYEAVHRAVAELMPAEAFVIALRTGEREAEAVYLVDEGGHHPPESIPYGEGLTWYVLSTGRKVFVLDAAEGIPFRERRFGSKERSVRSILAVPLRVRERVIGMLSTQSYGPGAFTEEDLQTLEMLGAYVGVALENARLFSALRESEARFRRLAENAPDLIYRYRLRPEPGFEYVNPASTRIVGYTPEEHYADSELGMKIVHPEDRPVLEALRQGGEFFYRPLQFRWIHKDGHIVWAEQINIPVYDEKGELVAIEGIARDITERKKAEEERLRWAHAVEEVLYQLVNVLSSAIELRDPYTAGHQRRVAELACAIAKELRLSEEQMRGLRVAALLHDVGKILYVPIEILSKPARLTELEMALIREHSRVGYDILRKVDFPWPVAEIVYQHHERLNGSGYPRGLRGDEILLEARILAVADVVEAMSSHRPYRPAHPLEKALAEIRENAGKLYDPAVVEACLRVFQRDFKFSPSA; via the coding sequence GTGCAGAGGTACCCATTCGGCCAGCTCGGCGGAGAGCGCGATTCTTATAAACCGGAGAAGGGTCACATCCCCCTGCGAGGCCTGGAGAAAATCGCGGACATCGGCCCCGGCACCCACCTTTGCCTCCTCTACCGAGACGAAGAGGAACGCCGGGCTGTGCTCACGGAATACGTCTGCCAGGGGTTTGAGACCGGTGAGCGTGTGATGTGCATCGTGGATGCCTCAAGCGCCCACCAGATTCGAGAGTACCTTCGCGGGGTAGGGCTCGATCCTCAGGAAGCCGAGCACCGTGGCCAGCTCCGGTTCCTCACCCCCGACGAAGCCTACCTACGTGAGGGAACTTTTGATCCCCGGGGGATGATTGCCCTCCTCAGGGAGGAGACGCAAGAAGCACTTACTGCCGGGTTCACTGGGCTTCGTGTCACGGGTGAAATGGGCTGGGCCCTGCAGGGCCTCCACGGCTCGGAGCGCCTAATTGAGTACGAGGCCCTCCTGAACGAGTTCTTCCCTGGTTCGGCCTGCACCGGGCTTTGTCAGTATGACGTCCACCGGTTCCCACCCAAAATCCTCCTTGATGTCCTCCGCACCCACCCTGTGGTCGCAGTGGGGACCCATTTCCACGAGAACCCGTTCTACATCCCGCCTGGGGAGTTCCTCCACGGAGCCACGGACGAGGCCATCCTCGCCCGTCAGCTTGGGATCCTCGAAGAGCGCTTGGCTCTGCTCAATTCAATTCGGGAACAAACCAAGGCTCTAACGGAACGGGTGAAAGAACTCTCCTGCATTAGCCGACTGCGGGAGCTGGCGATGCGCGAGGACCTCTCGGTCCCGGAGATCCTCGAAGCTTCCCTTCCCATCATTCGCTCGGGCTGGCGTTGGCCGGACCTGATCCAGGTGCGAATTGAGTTCGAGGGAAAGGTTTTTGCCTCGGCGGGTTTCACCGAGAGCCCCTGGCGGAAGACTGCACCGCTTCGACGAGGAGGGGCGGAGGTTGGAAAAGTAGAGGTGGTCTACCCCGACCCGCCTCCGGAACGAGAGCCGTTCCTTCCCGAGGAGGAAGAGCTTCTTACGAACATCGTGTATCATCTGAACCAGCTTATCGAACAGCGGCATGACCGGGACCGGCTGCGCTACCTCAACTCCATTCTCCGGGCAATCCGCAATGTGAACCAGCTCCTTGTCCGGGAGAAAGATCGCGACCGGCTGCTTCAGGAGATTTGCAAAGTTCTTGTGAGCACCCGGGGGTACTTCAGTGCCTGGATCGTGCTGTGGGGTGGGGATGGTAACTTCGTTGCCACCGCTGAAGCTGGCCTGGAACAGGATTTTCTTCCCCTGCTTGAGCAGCTACAGCAAGGGAAGAGGCCCCGCTGTGCTGAGATGGCCCTTGAAGGGGTGGAACCTGTTCTCATCGAGAACACCCTTTCCACCTGTGGTGGTTGCCCCTTAGCCTTGTGGTATGGTGGGAAGAAAGCCATGGCCGTGGGGCTGAGGCATGGTGAGAAGGTCTATGGACTTCTGACTGTTTCTATCCCTGAGGGTGTAACCGTGGGCGAGGAGGAACGGAGCCTGCTCAAGGAGGTGGCCGGGGACATTGCCTTCGCCCTCTGGGCCCTGGATTTGGAGGAGGAGCGCAGGAGGTCGGAGGAGGCCTACCGTTCCCTGGTCGAACATTCACTCCAGGGCCTGGCCATCCTCCAGGATGGGCGGGTGGTGTTTGCCAATTCCGCCCTCGCTGAGCTCAGTGGATACACTGTTGAGGAACTGCTGGCGCTGTCGCCAGAGGAGGTTCAGGCCGTCGTTCATCCTGATGATCGGGAGAGGGTACTGCAAAGGATGAACGACCGTCTTGCAGGAAAGGAAGTCCCTCCGCGGCAGGAATTTCGCTTCTTCCACAAGGACGGTACGGTACGCTGGGTGGAGACTCTTGCCAGCCGCGTGGAGTACCGGGGACGGCCAGCCATTCAGGTGGCTTACGTCGACGTCACCGAACGTAAGCGTGTGGAGGAGGAGCTGCGGAAGAGCGAAGAATGGCATCGACTGCTCCTCAGCTCGATAACCGATGGGTGCTGGGTTCTCGATAGGGAATGGCGCTATAAGCTCGTCAACGAGGCTGGGGCTCGCCTTGTGAACATGACGCCCGACCAGTTATTGGGACGCAAGTTGACCGAATTGTTCCCCGGCGTGGAAAAAACAGAGTTCTTTGCTGCATACAGCCGGTCGATGTGGGAGAGAACGACGGAGCACGTCACTGCCCCCTTCACTCATCCCGATGGTAGAACGGGTTTTTACGAAGTTGACGTGTATCCCGCTCCTGACGGAATTCTGTGTATCGGACGGGACGTTACCGAGCGCAAGCGGGTAGAGGAAAGGCGGGCTCGGCTTGTGCAGCGTCTGAGCATCCTCCACCAGGTGGCCCAGGAAGTGCTTCAGGAGTTGGTGGAGCCAGAGCGGGTCTATGAGGCAGTGCACCGGGCCGTGGCCGAGCTCATGCCTGCCGAGGCCTTCGTCATTGCCCTTCGCACCGGGGAACGGGAAGCTGAGGCCGTGTACCTGGTAGACGAAGGCGGACACCACCCTCCTGAGTCCATACCCTACGGTGAAGGCCTTACGTGGTACGTTCTCTCCACTGGACGCAAGGTGTTTGTTTTGGACGCAGCTGAAGGCATCCCGTTCAGGGAACGCCGGTTTGGCAGTAAAGAGAGGAGCGTGCGCTCCATCCTGGCCGTACCGCTCCGGGTGAGGGAGAGGGTGATCGGCATGCTGTCCACCCAGAGCTACGGTCCGGGCGCTTTCACCGAAGAGGACCTGCAAACCCTGGAGATGCTTGGTGCTTATGTGGGTGTAGCCTTGGAGAACGCTCGGTTATTTTCCGCCCTGCGGGAAAGTGAGGCCCGTTTCCGCAGGCTCGCGGAAAACGCCCCAGACCTCATCTACCGCTATCGCCTGAGGCCCGAGCCCGGCTTTGAGTACGTGAATCCCGCCTCAACCCGTATTGTGGGTTACACTCCCGAGGAACACTATGCCGATTCCGAGCTCGGGATGAAGATCGTTCATCCCGAGGACCGCCCGGTTCTTGAAGCCCTGCGCCAAGGGGGAGAGTTTTTCTACAGGCCCCTGCAATTCCGCTGGATTCACAAGGATGGCCACATTGTCTGGGCGGAGCAGATCAACATCCCTGTGTACGACGAGAAGGGCGAACTCGTGGCCATTGAGGGGATCGCTCGCGATATCACCGAAAGGAAGAAGGCTGAAGAGGAGCGACTCCGCTGGGCTCACGCCGTGGAGGAGGTACTTTATCAGCTGGTGAACGTCCTTTCCTCGGCCATAGAGCTGCGCGATCCCTACACGGCTGGGCACCAGCGCCGTGTGGCGGAGCTTGCCTGTGCCATTGCCAAAGAACTTAGGCTTTCTGAGGAGCAGATGCGGGGCCTGCGCGTAGCCGCCCTCCTTCACGACGTGGGTAAGATCCTGTACGTCCCCATCGAAATTCTGAGCAAGCCCGCCAGGCTCACGGAGCTCGAGATGGCCCTCATTCGTGAACACTCCAGGGTCGGGTACGACATCCTGAGGAAAGTGGATTTCCCCTGGCCAGTGGCAGAGATCGTGTACCAACACCACGAGCGCCTTAACGGTTCAGGTTACCCACGAGGGCTTCGAGGTGACGAAATCCTCCTTGAGGCCAGGATTTTGGCTGTGGCTGATGTAGTGGAGGCCATGAGTTCCCATCGGCCTTATCGGCCAGCCCATCCTCTGGAAAAGGCCCTGGCAGAAATCCGGGAGAACGCGGGCAAACTCTACGATCCCGCGGTGGTCGAGGCTTGCCTACGCGTTTTTCAGCGGGACTTTAAGTTCTCCCCAAGCGCATAG